CATTTGTTCATATAAAAAGCCGTGTGCTGTTAAAAACCAGAGAGCCACGGCACAGACACCACCGAATGTTCCTGGCCCCAGGTCCAgaagtaatgatttttttggccttttttttttttttttccttttttcttttcttttttttttcaggattattACAAATAATATTTACCTTTGTGCTAGTTCACATCTTGATGCTGTTAAACACGTGGCTGCAGCTGGTTTCCCATTCAGGGTAATGATATAGCACCGATGTTATGAAGCAAAACCTCGCCTGTGAGCCAGAACACCCCACACTTAAAAATCTATTACTTTTCAATATTATATGAATGTATTTTGCTTCAGCTCAGAGCAATTTCCTAGTTTACCCTTATTAAACTGGGAGAGGGCTGAGCAGAGGTTCTTGATTTATGAAACACATACTAGATTCATTAAAACCTTTAAagatttaatacattttatcaAGGCCTTAAATCTGGGCAAgcgctttaaaaaaaaactaataCAGGGTGTATTTCATCTCTGGTGCCCTTTTGTGCTTATTTAAGAGCTGTAAAATTTGGATTGACGGATCGCAGGTATTTCATTCCTTATTTCTAAATGGCGCTGAATCCTCCTGACAGGCTTGTTATATATAACCCTTGGAGATCTATCGAGTGTAAAGATCAAATTATTCTCCTTTATTGATGTTTTATACGTCTCTCCCGTGTTTTTTAAGGCCCCTTCAACAGTTGCAGAGGGGGACACCGAGCGTGCCTTTGCCTGGGTGTTGCTGTCCCCACCACGGCCCAGGCGGGACCGGGGGCTCCccggcggggggccggggcggcggcgccgggcccgggcccaCGTGCTGTGGGGGGTCCTGCGGCGGCCCCCACGCGTGAGCTGGGGTCCGCGCAGGGCCGAGCTCCCGCGGGCGGGTCTCGAACCGGCGGTCGCGCTACTCCCGCGCCTCCACCGCCCCCTGGCGGGGCGCCGCCGCGCCGGAAGCAGCCGTCGCGCTGCGATGACGTCAGGGCGGCGCCGGGCTGGGGCGGCTGagcgggccgccgccgctgccgagCGCAGGGCATGGCCCAGCTGGGCGCCATCGCGGCGCTCTCCCTCAGCTTCCTCGCCGCCGCCTTCCTCTCGGCCATCCACAAGATCGAGGAGGGGCACATCGGCGTCTACTACCGGTGAGGCGGGCCCCGCGGCCCCCTAGCGCCGCGacgggccgggccccgcgcaGGCTGCCTCTCACGGCCCTctgtttccctccctccttccttccgCAGCGGCGGGGCGTTGCTGACCTCCACCAGCGGGCCCGGCTTCCACCTCATGCTGCCCTTCATCACGTCCTACAAGTCagtgcaggtgctgctggggcgCTGCTCGCCGGGCACGGGGCCCTGCCGCGGGGGTGCGCCGGGCTCGGGGGCCCCGCCGCTGTGGTacgggccggggccgggccggcggggggccgggcggcggggccgggggaggcggCTCGGGGTGTGTCTCGCTGGTTTGCGTGGGGCGGGTTCGGCTCTGGTTTTCAGCGTTTCCCCCGAGAGGTGCTAGGGGGAGATGCGGGCAAAACCCTGCAGCTTTTTCATACGCTTGTGAGCAAGTAGGATTTGTGCAGGGGAAATCCTGTCTCTTAAGCCTCTTTCTTAAATCTCTCTTCAGACCACGCTGCAGACAGATGAGGTGAAAAACGTTCCTTGTGGTACCAGGTGAGATGTCCAGCAGTTACCCCCCTGCAGTCCTTCACTTTTTGTGGAAACCTTCggctcctttcccttttttcccccactgatTGTTCCAGTATGCTTTAAAACGTGTAGATTTGTTTTCATGGACTGGATTTCCCACCACCCTAACTGAAGTCTGTGGAAGGCTCTGTAATTCGTCGCCCAAGTTGATGAGGATGAGCCCTGCTGGGATGGTTTATGTGCAGCCATCTTCAGGGTCTGCACTGAGTTTTCCAAGCCTGGGCCTGCATTTCACGATCCCCTTTCTGGAGACACATGTAATTGAAACCAGGAGCCTGGTGCAAGGAGTGGGGTGTTGGGGGTTTGCCagagtgctgcagcagtgctgcacgGCTGGCTGCGCTCAGCCCACTAGAGGGGAGTGTCCTCCACTCAGagctgcacaggcagagcaCTTGGCCTCTAGCAAACTTCAtctttatacctttttttttccttttgcagtggTGGAGTGATGATTTACTTCGACAGAATTGAGGTGGTGAATTTCCTCATCCAGAGTGCAGGTGAGTGCTACCTCTGCGAATCCTGCCACCCAGAATTGTTTGTGCTCCTGATAGCATGACATGAGGTGAAGAAGGTTGTGCTCTTATTTGGAGCTGAAGTGTACCACAGGTATTCCCCTGTGTACCTTGTAAAACCTCATACTTCCTGGGCATAAGCTTTAAACCAGCTCTCCCAGACGGTTTATGTGTGTATTATTTCTTGCACAtactttttctgtgctgctaaTTGCTTCACCAATACCTGAATATCAGCCATcacttttattatttgtatGATTACAGCCCCGCTGGGCTGTATGCTTCAGTGAAGAACTGCTGATTTGAATAACAAGGTGTACAAAAGGTAGGGGAGATGAGGCTTCTGCGAGTAGAAGGCTGCCTCTGAAAGCCCAAGGAGAATGACTCgtgcagcctttttttttttaaattctatgGTTTTTAACATCCTGTGGGTTACAGGTGTGGTGTAACTGCCTGGCTCATCAGTGGTCTGCGTTGAGACCTCTGTTTTATGCCAACTGCAGGATGCCCTTCCCTTGTCGCGTGTTAGACCACACATTCTGTATTCTGCAGCTTAGACACAGCCCATTGCATGCTTGCAGATAGCGCAGAGAGGGCTGTTAGCAGTTAGATGTCCCGTTTACAAAGCATGTGACAGGACATTGGTTAGTGTGTTATGAAATGTTAGCGATAAATACAACTTTCCTGAACGAAGTATTTGTTTGTGGCGCAGGCTTCTCTTGTGGGTGTGTTCCTCATGTGAGACtggtgctgcagctcttgctgctGTGACTGAGCCATGAGGTTTTCACTGCAAGTGCTCAGCCCAGCCTGAGgcatccctccatcccagcccttgacagttgtttcttcttttttagtATATGACATAGTGAAGAACTACACCGCTGACTATGACAAAGCTCTCATCTTCAACAAGATTCACCATGAGCTGAACCAGTTCTGCAGTGTCCACACGCTGCAGGAGGTCTACATCGAGCTGTTTGGtgagctgcccccagccttTCAGTGTTGGATTGATGGCTCCTTGAGTGATATTTCTGGTGGTCATTTGCATGGTCTGTTGATGCAGAACTTGCTACCCGCAACTGATGGACTTTTTACCTATTAATCCAGCGCCTCCTCTGTTTGGAATCGGGATTGTTAACCAGCTGCCATCATTTACTCCTTGTTATCTTTCGGTGCTCAGTGCTTCAGTAtgttgtaacaaaaaaaaaaatccaaacctgaCAGTAGTACCGGAGGGCTTTAGGGAAGGGACCAGTAATTCTGCAGCGTTATTTGTGTGTTTAGCAAATGTGACTTGTTCAATCAGTCACAGGGTTTGCTAGTCCAGATGGGAAAGCCAGtcttctgctctttgctgttACAAAAAGTATGAGCAAGCACTCCCTGGCCTGTGGGTTTGATTAGCTTTGTGTCATGCACATGGCTGCAGTGCCCAGACACTGTGAGTGAGTGCTGGAAAACAGGGCTCTTGGCAAGGGCCCGCTGACCTCCCCTCccttgctgcaggctgctgggaaaTCAGGGAGCGCATGTGCTGGGAGAGCATATTGTGAAAGAGTCTGAAGAAAAGTTGTGGTTTCTTGGTagaaacagctgctgccagtgctgagTGTTTTGTTTATGGCTTTGGACTGACAAGAAATCCTTTCCAGCATTTCAGCACTACAGCAGTGCTGACTGTGGGCAAGGTGTCACTGTGAATAGTTTTGGACCCCAAATGGACAGGATTTGTGCCTGAAAGAACACAGGGCATTTGCAAACTCCTGTTTTCTGTTCAAACAGGGCTTCCCAAGGAGCctggctttctgctttctgagatGCCTCTGCACAAGATGCAGAACTGGGGCTCGTTTCGCCTCCAGTTCCTTTATGGGACTGCTGGCGGCTGTACGGGTTCTTTGCCGATGGAGTCTCCAGatgtcagcagctgctgacGACAACTGCTTGAAATGGACTCAAAGCAACTGATTTGCACAGAAGGAACTTGTATAAACTCCCGTGTAACTCTTTGAGCTGAATGTTTTCTGGCTCAGGAGTTCTGGCACAGCCCATTTCGAGCAGACTTATGTCATTCTCTGCCCCCACATCTGCAAGCAGGTGCAGGAAACTGATAACAGCTGTTTCCTAAACTCCTGGCTGAACTTCATTATGAGGGTGAGTTCCAGATAGCTAAACTGGGACCAAAGCAAATAATCAAGGAGTGCAATGTGATCACTTTCAAGgctgttacatttttattttccctttgcacTTCTCAGCAGGCCCCAACTGGAAAAACTACTATCCTTAGAGCTTTTCACTGAAACGGGGTTTTGGGttgtatttccttttgaaatttcTTAGCTACACTGGAGTTAACTGTTATCCATTGAGCCAAAGAGACATTACTGATGAGTGTTTTGCAGCCTATTACAATAACTACTGCAGCCATTTCACATTTCTGCCTTGCCATTTTCTTTGTCTCCTGCTGGCACAC
Above is a genomic segment from Falco biarmicus isolate bFalBia1 chromosome 18, bFalBia1.pri, whole genome shotgun sequence containing:
- the ERLIN2 gene encoding erlin-2 isoform X2 — protein: MAQLGAIAALSLSFLAAAFLSAIHKIEEGHIGVYYRGGALLTSTSGPGFHLMLPFITSYKSVQTTLQTDEVKNVPCGTSGGVMIYFDRIEVVNFLIQSAVYDIVKNYTADYDKALIFNKIHHELNQFCSVHTLQEVYIELFGSSSYKAKHP